Proteins co-encoded in one Amaranthus tricolor cultivar Red isolate AtriRed21 chromosome 7, ASM2621246v1, whole genome shotgun sequence genomic window:
- the LOC130818865 gene encoding probable carboxylesterase 6, with protein MTIQERKVVDEVSGWLRIFDDGSVDRTFFGPPEAKFMVDPVPAHEDFVNGVAVRDVDPKMGPRVRIYMPETLPEDDPNEKLPIVAHFIGGGFCVSQVDWFMYYAVYTQLARMGRVIVVSVYLPLAPENRLPAAIDDGLSALLWLSSLARSQAHESWLTKKGDFGRVFLIGDSSGGNLVHEIGVRAGKTDLSPLKLSGLIPVHPGIARATRSRSELEMPQTPFLTLDMVDKLLSLGLPIGSTKDHPITCPMGPTAPSLSGLHLPPIMFCVADQDLFIDTQMEFYESLKDAGKKVELFVSNNMTHTFYLNKMAVDHDPEIKVQTETLFQAIINFIRKH; from the coding sequence ATGACTATACAAGAGAGAAAGGTAGTTGATGAGGTCTCTGGCTGGCTTAGGATCTTTGACGATGGTTCGGTCGACCGAACCTTTTTCGGCCCACCCGAGGCCAAGTTTATGGTCGATCCAGTTCCGGCCCATGAAGACTTTGTCAATGGGGTGGCAGTCCGTGATGTGGATCCCAAAATGGGTCCTCGGGTCCGGATATACATGCCGGAAACCCTGCCTGAGGATGACCCCAATGAGAAGCTACCTATAGTTGCCCACTTTATCGGTGGTGGGTTTTGTGTAAGCCAGGTCGATTGGTTTATGTACTATGCTGTTTACACCCAGTTAGCAAGGATGGGTCGGGTCATTGTGGTCTCGGTTTATCTCCCATTAGCACCTGAAAACCGACTTCCTGCTGCCATTGATGACGGGCTTTCAGCCCTTTTATGGCTTTCCTCATTGGCCCGATCTCAGGCCCACGAGTCATGGCTCACAAAGAAGGGGGACTTTGGACGAGTTTTTCTAATTGGGGATAGTTCGGGTGGTAATTTAGTGCATGAAATAGGGGTCCGAGCAGGGAAAACTGATTTAAGTCCATTAAAATTAAGCGGGTTAATCCCGGTTCATCCAGGAATAGCCCGAGCCACAAGGAGTCGATCCGAGTTAGAAATGCCCCAAACCCCATTTTTAACTCTAGACATGGTGGATAAGCTTCTAAGCCTAGGTTTACCAATTGGAAGCACCAAAGATCACCCAATAACATGTCCAATGGGTCCCACAGCTCCTTCACTAAGTGGGCTCCACTTACCTCCAATTATGTTTTGTGTAGCTGATCAAGATTTATTTATTGACACACAAATGGAGTTTTATGAGTCATTAAAAGATGCAGGGAAGAAAGTTGAACTGTTTGTGAGTAATAATATGACTCATACCTTTTACTTGAATAAGATGGCAGTAGATCATGATCCTGAGATTAAAGTCCAAACTGAAACACTTTTTCAagcaataattaattttataagaaAACATTGA